A single genomic interval of Zobellia nedashkovskayae harbors:
- a CDS encoding DUF4097 family beta strand repeat-containing protein → MDTLYKKLLLFVAVLVFGLPVMAQEKVSKKVTKTYGFTNAGEIHLDNKYGNINIYGWTKNEVSITVNITVTHKKRDNAQELLERIRPILRESDDFLSVGYEIGENNSGFFSNLFEKANPFDFDRSNVQIDYKVYMPEKAEIEIINKFGDVFIEGWQGVLEADVQHGDMWINENLNKADITLKYGKLRAKNINYGNLNLKNGRLDMDDSSTMRLNSNGSEIDMHVVGSLEFYSNKDEVDLEEVSTLYGVIKFSNIQLRRLAKDIDLILKVSDFTVDYIQTPRANITIEQESSEVSLNITDFPHEFNAVLEEGLVRLPKTFHDVDSEMLDKGKKLREIKAMYGKNAQGHISITGKKGVVLLKEL, encoded by the coding sequence ATGGATACACTTTATAAAAAACTGCTCCTTTTTGTTGCGGTGCTCGTCTTTGGCCTTCCAGTCATGGCCCAGGAAAAAGTGTCTAAAAAGGTAACCAAGACCTACGGGTTTACCAACGCAGGCGAAATTCATTTAGACAATAAATATGGTAATATTAATATTTACGGATGGACCAAAAATGAAGTTTCCATTACAGTGAATATTACCGTTACCCATAAAAAAAGAGACAACGCCCAAGAGCTTCTAGAGCGAATTAGACCTATTCTTCGCGAAAGCGATGATTTTTTATCCGTTGGTTATGAGATTGGAGAAAACAATTCAGGATTCTTTTCCAACCTTTTTGAAAAAGCAAACCCGTTTGATTTTGACCGAAGTAATGTTCAAATAGATTACAAAGTATACATGCCCGAAAAGGCTGAAATAGAAATCATAAACAAATTTGGAGATGTTTTTATCGAAGGTTGGCAAGGTGTTTTAGAAGCCGATGTTCAACATGGTGATATGTGGATAAATGAAAATTTAAATAAAGCCGACATTACCCTGAAATATGGAAAGCTAAGAGCCAAAAACATCAATTATGGTAATCTAAATCTAAAAAACGGAAGATTGGATATGGACGATTCAAGTACCATGCGCCTAAATAGTAATGGTAGCGAAATAGATATGCATGTGGTTGGTTCCTTAGAGTTCTATTCCAATAAAGATGAAGTTGATTTAGAAGAAGTAAGCACACTTTACGGAGTGATAAAATTTAGTAATATTCAATTGCGAAGATTAGCAAAAGATATCGATTTGATTTTAAAAGTATCAGATTTTACGGTAGACTATATTCAAACTCCAAGAGCGAATATTACTATTGAACAAGAATCATCTGAAGTAAGTCTTAATATCACAGATTTCCCTCACGAATTCAATGCTGTACTGGAAGAAGGTCTTGTACGCCTACCTAAAACGTTTCATGATGTAGATTCGGAGATGCTGGACAAAGGCAAAAAACTTCGTGAAATAAAAGCAATGTACGGTAAAAATGCACAAGGTCATATTTCTATTACCGGTAAAAAAGGTGTGGTTTTGTTAAAGGAGTTGTAA
- a CDS encoding RNA polymerase sigma factor has protein sequence MKTEIRFTHKSLVESSKSGDRNSQYQLYELYVDAMYNIGMRFLGVKEDAEDIVQDSFVDAFKNLHSFKYESTFGAWLKRIVINKSLNHLKVKRLPLAAMDDHEYHLTEEIHNDPVDAIDIQKVKMGIEKLPLGYKNIINLYLLEGFDHIEIGEVLGITTSTSKSQYHRAKKKLVEIINTL, from the coding sequence TTGAAAACCGAAATCCGTTTTACGCATAAGTCACTTGTTGAAAGCAGCAAGTCTGGCGATAGAAACTCGCAGTACCAGCTGTACGAGCTCTACGTAGATGCTATGTATAACATTGGGATGCGATTTTTAGGGGTCAAAGAAGATGCTGAAGACATTGTGCAAGACAGTTTTGTAGATGCTTTTAAAAATCTGCACAGCTTTAAATATGAGTCAACTTTTGGAGCATGGCTTAAACGGATAGTCATCAACAAAAGCTTAAATCATCTAAAAGTGAAGCGTCTTCCTTTAGCCGCCATGGATGATCATGAGTATCATCTAACGGAAGAAATACATAATGACCCGGTAGATGCAATTGATATTCAAAAAGTTAAGATGGGTATTGAAAAACTGCCTTTAGGTTACAAAAATATTATCAACCTGTATTTACTGGAAGGCTTTGACCATATAGAAATTGGTGAAGTGTTGGGCATTACAACATCAACCTCCAAATCACAATATCACAGGGCAAAAAAGAAACTAGTTGAAATTATAAACACCTTATAA
- a CDS encoding TonB-dependent receptor has protein sequence MIKKRIQKVVRQRIKNFLSLLLLLISAYSMAQENYTVSGKITDQVNGETLFGASVFLEGTTIGVVTNEYGFYSITAPEGNYRLHISYMGYSDKYQAVTLDKSQQFDFEISEASTELEEVVVSADEPERAVLRKPEMSVAKMNIATVKQMPVVLGEVDILKSLQMLPGVTNNGEGTGGFHVRGGAGDQNLVLLDEAIIYNTSHMFGFFSVFNADAIKDVKLYKGGIPARYGGRVSSVLDVRQKDGNSKQFAATGGIGIISSRLALEGPLFKEKGSFLIAGRRSYADLLLKAAGEDNSVSFYDLNLKTNYKINTNNRLYLSGYFGRDSFELGENFESSYGNSTGNLRWNHIFNDRLFSNLSAVYSKYDYDLGITTAEFDWVSSITNYNLKYDFKYYLSDKFKLDFGASGIYYDFDPGKISPTSETSAVNPFTLDSKKAIESGVYINAEHKFTDKLTAQYGLRYSGFTRLGGQAMVDYANEQPVVYNPTLDIYERGTAIGETNYEKGDAIEKFGNFEPRASLAYVLNDNSSLKAGFSRVAQYIHLLSNTSSATPLDVWAPSGQFIKPQLSNQYALGYFRNFKNKVYSMEAEVYFKNTDNRIDYIDGSDLIGQNTIETEILTGESRAYGLELLLRKNEGDFTGWIAYTLSKSEQRTPGGIAGGLGINDGDWYNTPYDRTHDISISGAYKMNDKLSFGANLVFQTGRPVTYPNGQYEYEGISVASYADRNSDRLPSYHRLDLSVNYKPNRKPEKRFKGEWVLGIYNTYNRKNAASISFGQNLETGANEATRTAIFGIVPSITYNFKF, from the coding sequence ATGATCAAAAAAAGAATTCAAAAGGTGGTTAGGCAAAGGATAAAGAACTTTTTAAGCCTACTGCTATTGCTTATAAGCGCCTATAGTATGGCGCAGGAAAACTATACCGTAAGCGGAAAAATAACTGACCAAGTGAATGGTGAAACCCTTTTTGGTGCATCCGTATTCTTGGAAGGGACAACAATAGGAGTGGTGACTAATGAGTATGGATTTTATTCCATTACGGCTCCGGAAGGTAACTATCGCCTACATATTTCTTATATGGGGTATTCAGACAAATACCAAGCGGTTACATTGGATAAAAGCCAGCAGTTCGATTTTGAAATTTCAGAAGCCTCAACCGAGCTGGAAGAAGTAGTGGTTAGTGCAGATGAACCAGAAAGAGCCGTTTTGCGAAAACCGGAAATGAGTGTTGCTAAAATGAATATAGCAACTGTCAAGCAAATGCCCGTTGTTTTAGGTGAGGTAGATATTCTAAAGTCATTACAGATGCTTCCTGGGGTTACCAATAATGGAGAAGGTACTGGTGGGTTTCATGTACGAGGTGGCGCAGGTGACCAGAACTTGGTGTTATTGGATGAGGCCATTATTTACAATACTTCGCACATGTTCGGTTTCTTTTCTGTGTTTAATGCAGATGCTATAAAAGATGTTAAATTGTACAAAGGAGGAATTCCTGCTAGGTATGGCGGTAGAGTATCTTCGGTTTTAGATGTCCGTCAGAAAGATGGTAATAGCAAGCAATTTGCTGCAACGGGAGGAATTGGAATCATATCTAGTCGTCTTGCGCTAGAAGGACCGTTGTTCAAAGAGAAAGGTTCATTTTTAATAGCGGGAAGGCGCTCATATGCCGATTTATTGTTAAAAGCTGCAGGTGAGGACAACAGTGTCAGCTTTTATGACTTAAATTTAAAAACGAATTACAAAATAAATACGAACAACAGACTATATCTCTCTGGTTATTTTGGAAGGGATTCTTTTGAGCTAGGAGAGAATTTTGAAAGTAGTTATGGTAATTCAACAGGGAATTTGCGTTGGAACCATATTTTTAACGACCGGCTTTTTTCGAACCTTTCAGCAGTCTATAGTAAGTATGATTATGATTTAGGAATTACTACTGCAGAGTTTGATTGGGTTTCTTCCATCACAAATTATAACCTGAAGTATGATTTTAAATATTATTTGAGTGATAAGTTTAAACTAGATTTTGGGGCAAGTGGTATTTATTATGATTTTGATCCAGGGAAAATCAGTCCAACTTCAGAAACTTCAGCGGTAAATCCATTTACATTAGATAGTAAAAAAGCAATAGAAAGCGGAGTCTATATTAATGCGGAACATAAATTTACCGATAAGTTAACCGCCCAATACGGGTTGCGTTATAGTGGATTTACAAGACTTGGTGGGCAGGCAATGGTTGATTATGCCAACGAACAACCTGTAGTCTATAATCCCACTTTGGATATCTATGAACGAGGAACCGCAATAGGGGAGACCAATTATGAAAAAGGAGATGCCATAGAAAAATTCGGAAATTTTGAACCTAGAGCATCTCTGGCGTATGTTTTAAATGACAACTCCTCCTTAAAAGCAGGTTTTTCGCGAGTTGCTCAATATATTCATTTGCTATCTAATACTTCTTCTGCTACACCATTGGATGTTTGGGCACCAAGCGGCCAATTTATAAAGCCACAATTATCCAATCAATATGCATTAGGATACTTCAGGAACTTTAAGAATAAAGTATATTCCATGGAGGCCGAAGTCTATTTTAAAAATACAGATAATAGAATCGATTATATTGATGGGTCTGATCTAATAGGGCAAAATACCATAGAAACCGAAATCTTAACAGGGGAATCAAGAGCGTATGGTCTTGAACTCTTATTACGAAAAAATGAAGGCGACTTCACGGGGTGGATTGCATATACTTTGTCAAAATCAGAACAACGAACTCCAGGTGGTATTGCCGGTGGATTAGGAATTAATGATGGGGATTGGTATAACACCCCTTATGATAGAACCCATGATATTTCTATTTCTGGGGCTTATAAGATGAATGATAAATTAAGTTTTGGTGCCAATCTTGTATTTCAGACCGGTAGGCCGGTAACCTACCCAAATGGGCAGTATGAATATGAGGGTATTTCTGTGGCTAGTTATGCGGATAGAAATTCTGATCGTTTACCGTCTTATCACCGCTTAGATTTATCGGTTAATTACAAACCGAATCGTAAACCGGAAAAACGTTTTAAAGGGGAGTGGGTTTTAGGTATCTATAATACCTATAATCGTAAAAATGCCGCATCTATTTCTTTTGGTCAGAATTTAGAGACTGGAGCGAATGAAGCCACCAGAACGGCTATTTTTGGAATCGTTCCTTCGATAACTTATAATTTTAAATTTTAG
- a CDS encoding DUF4249 family protein produces the protein MHNYIKIIVLILMTSIMSCTDVIDVEVQEGQSRLVIQASLDWEKGTTGNEQVVKLSTSTEFFETTSNTAVTGASVSVTNDVSGAEFVFTGQNNGEYTTSEFVPILNESYTLTVIHNGETYTANETMMTVTEITDLYQGLEDGFDDEELELHVEFTDPEDEDNFYLFKFQKQGDLLPEFEVGDDEFVNGNELDWWYEIEEDEDTDKIEALAPGDVVTIEMYGISEAYYGYMDILIDQIGGVGIFSATPVAVKGNCINLTNPDNYAHGYFRLTEVNKASYTFE, from the coding sequence ATGCACAACTATATAAAAATCATCGTATTAATTTTAATGACATCAATTATGTCTTGTACTGATGTTATTGATGTGGAAGTACAAGAAGGACAATCCCGATTGGTAATTCAAGCCTCTTTAGACTGGGAAAAGGGTACTACTGGAAACGAACAGGTCGTAAAATTGAGTACATCTACCGAATTTTTTGAAACTACTAGTAACACAGCTGTTACAGGCGCATCTGTTTCTGTAACTAATGATGTAAGCGGTGCTGAATTTGTCTTTACAGGCCAAAATAATGGAGAATACACTACTTCTGAATTCGTGCCTATATTAAATGAATCATACACCCTTACAGTTATTCATAACGGAGAAACCTATACTGCAAATGAAACAATGATGACGGTTACGGAAATCACAGATTTATACCAAGGACTTGAGGATGGTTTTGATGATGAGGAACTAGAGCTACATGTAGAATTTACAGATCCCGAAGACGAGGATAATTTTTATCTTTTTAAATTCCAAAAGCAAGGAGATTTACTGCCAGAATTTGAGGTAGGTGATGATGAATTTGTAAATGGAAACGAACTTGACTGGTGGTATGAAATTGAAGAAGATGAAGACACAGATAAAATAGAAGCTCTTGCTCCGGGGGATGTGGTGACCATAGAAATGTACGGTATTTCAGAAGCTTATTATGGTTATATGGATATTTTAATAGATCAAATAGGTGGTGTAGGTATTTTTTCTGCCACGCCAGTAGCTGTAAAAGGAAACTGCATCAACCTAACAAACCCAGATAATTACGCGCACGGCTATTTTAGATTGACAGAAGTAAACAAAGCAAGTTATACGTTTGAGTGA
- a CDS encoding DUF1853 family protein: MIKEQCLGFLNTPVLWTGEKFGIEQFVFPELNMNRFLPKPILKKLRLGHQMEHVFTQLLIRNSTYDLVLSNQPVKDEKRTIGEIDFILKNRETKKLIHVELTYKFYIIDPTISEPIHRLIGPNRRDMFFTKMEKIKDKQFALLHSESGIRTLSETGINHGEIEHQACFKAQLYTPFSNNTVDITPLNKECIYGYWLRFNEFEKNAFKPHKYYIPSKSEWVIEPHKKVRWSSHFETLMEVNLRNLNENAPMLWMKKSDTEFEKFFVVWW; encoded by the coding sequence ATGATAAAAGAACAATGTTTAGGATTTTTAAATACGCCAGTCTTGTGGACGGGTGAGAAATTTGGGATAGAGCAATTTGTTTTTCCAGAATTGAATATGAACAGATTTCTTCCAAAGCCCATTTTAAAAAAATTGCGTTTAGGTCATCAAATGGAACATGTATTTACTCAACTTTTAATACGAAACAGCACCTATGACCTGGTCCTAAGTAACCAACCTGTAAAAGATGAAAAACGTACCATTGGCGAAATCGATTTCATCCTTAAAAACAGAGAGACAAAAAAACTGATTCACGTGGAACTGACCTATAAATTCTATATTATAGACCCCACGATTTCAGAACCCATCCACCGATTAATTGGACCGAATCGTAGAGATATGTTCTTTACGAAAATGGAAAAAATAAAAGACAAACAATTTGCTCTTTTACATTCCGAAAGTGGGATTAGAACATTATCTGAAACAGGAATAAACCATGGAGAGATTGAGCACCAGGCGTGTTTTAAGGCACAACTCTATACGCCTTTCTCAAATAATACAGTGGACATTACCCCATTAAACAAAGAATGTATATACGGCTATTGGTTAAGGTTCAATGAATTTGAAAAGAATGCATTTAAGCCTCATAAATACTACATTCCTAGCAAATCTGAATGGGTAATTGAACCCCATAAAAAAGTACGTTGGTCATCTCATTTTGAAACCTTAATGGAAGTAAACTTGCGCAACCTAAATGAAAATGCACCTATGCTCTGGATGAAAAAATCCGATACCGAGTTCGAAAAGTTTTTCGTGGTTTGGTGGTAA
- a CDS encoding Gfo/Idh/MocA family protein: MNSNRRNFLKKTSLVGAGIALTPSISQANFLGSERPFSSQYMGDFKAPKLDKVRFAFIGVGERGSGHIAQIAAIENTEVVAISDLYEDLAKKSADVCKEAGKGQRHKKIKLYTDGENDWKKMLEKEKPDAVIIATPWGLHAPMAIAAMNAGAHAFVEVPIALSVKEMWQIVDASEKTKKHCMMMENVNYGRDELLYLNMCRKGAIGELLHGEAAYIHELRFQMDQVDRGTGSWRTPHYANRNGNLYPTHGLGPVAQYMNVGRTDDNFKFINSFSSPSKGRHLYAEKNFPADHKWNKLDYKGGDINTSIIKTDLGRTIMVQWDETSPRPYTRHNMIQGTKGTLAGFPTRVAIEGGVEGATEDHHHWAEGDGLAKIYEKYEHPLYKRVGDLATKMGGHGGMDFMMLFRIVECLRNGEPLDQNVYEGCLWSAVAPLSESSVAANGAPQEFPDFTRGAWKTTAPLGIIS; this comes from the coding sequence ATGAACTCAAATAGAAGAAATTTTCTAAAAAAAACATCATTGGTGGGAGCGGGCATTGCTCTAACACCAAGTATTTCCCAAGCTAATTTTCTAGGATCGGAGCGCCCTTTTTCTTCGCAATACATGGGTGACTTTAAAGCCCCAAAATTAGATAAAGTACGTTTTGCTTTTATTGGTGTAGGTGAAAGAGGTTCTGGTCATATAGCTCAAATTGCGGCTATAGAAAATACAGAAGTTGTTGCCATCTCCGATCTGTATGAGGACTTAGCCAAAAAGTCTGCAGATGTATGTAAAGAAGCGGGTAAAGGCCAAAGACATAAAAAGATAAAGTTATACACCGATGGTGAAAACGATTGGAAAAAAATGCTGGAAAAAGAAAAGCCAGATGCCGTAATAATCGCTACTCCATGGGGGTTACACGCACCAATGGCCATAGCGGCTATGAACGCAGGGGCGCATGCTTTTGTAGAAGTCCCAATTGCTTTGTCAGTTAAAGAAATGTGGCAAATTGTAGATGCCTCAGAGAAGACCAAAAAGCACTGTATGATGATGGAAAACGTCAACTATGGTAGAGATGAGTTGTTGTATTTGAATATGTGCCGTAAAGGTGCTATTGGAGAATTATTGCATGGTGAGGCAGCCTATATTCACGAATTACGATTTCAAATGGATCAAGTAGACCGTGGTACGGGATCTTGGAGAACTCCACATTATGCAAATAGAAACGGAAACCTTTACCCTACACATGGCCTAGGTCCTGTGGCGCAATATATGAACGTAGGTAGAACTGATGATAACTTTAAGTTTATAAACTCATTTTCTTCTCCTTCTAAAGGTAGGCATTTGTACGCTGAAAAGAATTTTCCAGCGGATCATAAATGGAACAAACTAGATTATAAAGGAGGGGATATCAATACGTCTATTATAAAGACCGATTTAGGTAGAACCATTATGGTACAATGGGATGAAACAAGTCCACGGCCATACACGCGTCATAATATGATACAGGGGACAAAAGGTACTTTGGCGGGATTCCCAACTCGTGTAGCCATAGAAGGTGGTGTTGAAGGCGCAACTGAAGACCACCATCACTGGGCAGAAGGAGATGGCTTGGCAAAAATCTATGAGAAATATGAACACCCATTATATAAGAGAGTAGGAGACCTTGCTACAAAAATGGGTGGTCACGGAGGAATGGATTTTATGATGCTATTCCGTATTGTAGAATGCTTAAGAAACGGAGAACCTTTGGATCAAAATGTATACGAAGGTTGTCTTTGGAGTGCAGTTGCGCCATTAAGTGAATCTTCTGTAGCAGCCAACGGTGCTCCACAAGAATTTCCAGATTTTACCCGCGGCGCTTGGAAAACTACAGCGCCTCTTGGTATTATAAGTTAA
- a CDS encoding vWA domain-containing protein translates to MAMNTRKGFRFSTYEAPEQTPFDKLFDIFQELITHTSGDFDEAIDWLRELDKEYELTDDEYTIDDFIEELKAKGYIQEEFDDDAAGGEGEEGDENGGKGNISITAKMERLIRQRALDQIFGKIKRSGSGNHKTGKSGQGDEHTGDLREYRYGDGLEHISMTESLKNAQINHGMGSFTLNEDDLVVEDTQHKAQMSTVLMIDISHSMILYGEDRITPAKKVAMALAELITTRYPKDTLDILVFGNDAWPIPIKDLPYLKVGPYHTNTVAGLQLAMDMLRRKRNTNKQIFMITDGKPSCLRLPDGSYYKNSVGLDEYIVEKCYNMARQARKLHIPITTFMIAQDAYLMQFIRHFTEANKGKAFFTGLQGLGEMIFEDYETNRRKRLK, encoded by the coding sequence ATGGCTATGAACACAAGAAAAGGGTTCCGGTTTTCAACGTATGAAGCACCGGAACAAACTCCTTTCGATAAACTTTTTGATATTTTTCAAGAACTCATAACCCATACCTCGGGTGATTTTGACGAGGCCATAGATTGGCTTCGCGAATTGGATAAGGAGTATGAACTGACGGATGATGAATATACGATTGATGATTTTATTGAGGAGTTAAAGGCAAAAGGATACATTCAGGAAGAATTTGACGATGATGCTGCCGGTGGAGAAGGAGAAGAGGGCGATGAAAATGGTGGGAAAGGAAATATTTCTATTACCGCTAAAATGGAACGCCTTATTCGCCAACGTGCATTAGATCAGATTTTTGGTAAAATTAAACGGAGTGGTTCCGGAAATCACAAAACTGGTAAATCTGGACAAGGAGATGAACATACCGGCGATTTGCGAGAATACCGTTATGGTGATGGTTTAGAACATATTTCAATGACCGAAAGTCTGAAAAATGCCCAAATCAATCATGGTATGGGTAGCTTCACTTTAAATGAAGATGATTTAGTAGTTGAGGATACGCAGCATAAAGCACAGATGAGCACCGTTCTGATGATAGATATTAGCCACAGTATGATTCTGTATGGTGAAGATCGCATTACGCCTGCAAAAAAAGTGGCGATGGCATTGGCAGAGTTGATTACGACTCGCTATCCAAAGGATACTTTGGATATTTTGGTTTTTGGTAACGATGCTTGGCCTATTCCCATAAAGGACCTTCCGTACTTAAAGGTAGGGCCATATCATACCAATACGGTAGCTGGACTTCAATTGGCAATGGATATGTTGCGCCGTAAGCGGAATACCAATAAGCAGATTTTTATGATTACCGATGGAAAACCAAGTTGTTTGAGGCTTCCTGATGGTTCTTATTATAAGAATAGTGTTGGCTTGGATGAATATATAGTGGAGAAATGTTATAACATGGCACGGCAGGCTCGGAAATTACATATTCCTATTACCACCTTTATGATTGCACAAGATGCCTATTTAATGCAGTTTATCCGGCATTTTACGGAAGCCAACAAAGGCAAGGCATTCTTTACAGGTTTACAAGGTTTGGGTGAAATGATTTTTGAAGATTACGAAACGAATAGAAGAAAGAGATTAAAATAG
- a CDS encoding magnesium chelatase: MKLDYKKIKTLGELKAAGYQTKSIKDELRDNLIQKIKKGEETFPGVWGYEDSVIPELERAILSRHNINLLGLRGQAKTRLAHLMVDLLDEYIPVVEGSEINDDPMKPMSRYAMELIKEKGDDTPISWLHKDERFAEKLATPDVTVADLVGDVDPIKAANLKLSYADDRVIHFGMIPRANRCIFVINELPDLQARIQVSLFNILEEGDIQIRGFKLRLPLDIQFVFTANPEDYTNRGSIVTPLKDRIGSQILTHYPDDIETARKITEQEAHLDARQTDSVYVPDLAKDLLEQIIFEARDSEYVDAKSGVSARTSITAFENLLSTAERRALVTDASSTMVRLSDFMGIIPAITGKIELVYEGEQEGADGVAEILIDDAVKSLFPKYFPAINKLERKDAATPYDDLLSWFFQGEGFELLDEFTDEEYKRTLDSIPELSQLIKEHQPDFPKEDMYFLKELVLWGLVSHKKLSKNRFAEGYQFKDLYGSYIDGL, from the coding sequence ATGAAATTAGATTACAAAAAAATAAAAACTCTTGGCGAATTAAAAGCTGCGGGCTATCAAACAAAAAGTATTAAAGATGAGTTGCGAGACAACCTCATTCAAAAAATAAAGAAGGGGGAAGAAACTTTCCCGGGAGTATGGGGGTATGAAGATTCCGTTATTCCAGAGTTGGAGCGCGCTATTTTATCTCGACATAATATTAATTTACTAGGATTGCGTGGTCAGGCTAAAACTCGTTTAGCTCACTTAATGGTAGATTTATTAGACGAATACATTCCGGTAGTGGAGGGTTCTGAAATTAATGATGACCCTATGAAACCCATGTCTAGATACGCCATGGAACTGATTAAAGAAAAAGGAGATGATACACCAATTTCTTGGTTACATAAAGATGAGCGTTTTGCTGAAAAATTAGCAACACCGGATGTTACCGTGGCCGATTTAGTTGGTGATGTAGATCCTATAAAAGCAGCTAACCTTAAATTGTCTTATGCAGATGATAGGGTAATTCATTTTGGAATGATCCCACGTGCTAACCGCTGTATTTTCGTTATTAATGAACTTCCGGATTTACAGGCACGTATTCAAGTTTCTCTATTTAATATTTTGGAAGAAGGAGATATACAGATACGTGGTTTCAAATTGAGATTACCTTTGGATATTCAGTTCGTGTTTACCGCAAACCCTGAAGATTATACAAATAGAGGAAGTATAGTAACGCCGTTGAAGGATAGAATCGGTTCACAAATATTGACCCATTATCCAGATGATATTGAAACCGCTAGAAAAATCACGGAACAAGAAGCGCATCTTGATGCACGCCAAACGGATTCTGTTTATGTACCGGACTTGGCCAAAGATTTACTTGAGCAGATTATTTTTGAAGCTCGTGATAGCGAGTATGTAGATGCTAAAAGTGGGGTAAGTGCACGAACAAGTATCACCGCTTTTGAAAACCTTTTGAGTACTGCAGAAAGAAGAGCTTTAGTGACAGATGCTAGTAGCACTATGGTACGATTGAGCGATTTTATGGGGATTATCCCGGCCATTACGGGTAAGATAGAATTGGTCTATGAAGGTGAGCAAGAAGGTGCAGATGGTGTAGCGGAAATTTTAATTGATGATGCTGTAAAAAGCCTGTTTCCAAAATACTTTCCCGCGATAAACAAATTGGAAAGAAAAGATGCAGCTACTCCTTATGACGATTTGTTGAGTTGGTTCTTTCAAGGCGAAGGCTTTGAGTTATTAGATGAGTTTACAGATGAAGAATACAAACGAACTTTAGATAGTATTCCTGAACTGAGTCAACTGATAAAGGAGCATCAACCAGATTTTCCAAAGGAAGATATGTACTTCTTGAAGGAATTGGTTTTATGGGGACTTGTATCACATAAAAAACTTAGTAAAAATAGATTCGCAGAAGGGTATCAATTTAAAGACCTTTATGGGAGTTACATAGATGGGTTATAG